A genomic stretch from Sphingomonas faeni includes:
- a CDS encoding adenylosuccinate synthase, with product MANVAVIGAQWGDEGKGKIVDWLAERADMVVRFQGGHNAGHTLVVGENVYKLSLLPSGIVRGTPSFIGNGVVLDPWALKDEIARLGAQGVTATPETLRIADTCALILPFHRDLDGLREDASGAGKIGTTRRGIGPAYEDKVGRRAIRVCDLAHLDDLGPQLDRLTAHHDALRAGFGEPPIDRERLIAELREIAGFVLPFAKPVWRDLNAARSAGKRILFEGAQGVLLDVDHGTYPFVTSSNTIAGAAAGGSGLGPSAVGFVLGIAKAYTTRVGSGPFPTELENETGERLGVRGHEFGTVTGRKRRCGWFDAVLVRQAAAVGGITGIALTKIDVLDGFETVSICTGYKLRGETLDYFPAHAADQALVEPIYETMEGWQETTAGARSWADLPAQAIKYIRRIEELIRCPVTLVSTSPQRADTILVRDPFSD from the coding sequence TTGGCCAACGTAGCAGTCATCGGCGCGCAATGGGGCGACGAAGGCAAGGGCAAGATCGTCGACTGGCTCGCCGAGCGTGCCGACATGGTCGTGCGGTTCCAGGGCGGGCATAACGCCGGCCACACTTTGGTCGTCGGCGAAAACGTCTATAAATTGTCGCTGCTGCCGTCCGGCATCGTGCGCGGCACGCCGTCGTTCATCGGCAACGGCGTGGTGCTCGATCCCTGGGCGCTGAAGGACGAGATCGCCCGGCTTGGCGCGCAAGGCGTCACCGCGACGCCGGAAACGCTGCGGATCGCCGATACCTGCGCGTTGATCCTGCCGTTCCACCGCGATCTCGATGGTCTGCGCGAGGACGCCAGCGGCGCCGGCAAGATCGGCACCACGCGTCGCGGCATCGGGCCTGCGTATGAGGACAAGGTCGGTCGCCGTGCGATCCGCGTCTGCGATCTCGCGCATCTCGACGATCTCGGCCCGCAGCTCGATCGCCTCACCGCGCATCACGACGCACTCCGCGCTGGGTTCGGCGAACCGCCGATCGATCGCGAGCGCCTGATCGCCGAACTCCGCGAGATCGCTGGTTTCGTCCTCCCGTTCGCCAAGCCCGTCTGGCGCGACCTCAATGCCGCGCGCTCGGCCGGCAAGCGGATCCTGTTCGAGGGCGCGCAGGGCGTGCTGCTCGACGTCGATCACGGCACCTATCCGTTCGTCACCTCGTCGAACACCATCGCAGGCGCAGCGGCCGGCGGGTCGGGCCTCGGGCCATCCGCGGTCGGCTTCGTGCTTGGTATCGCCAAGGCTTATACGACGCGCGTCGGTTCGGGGCCGTTCCCGACCGAGCTGGAGAACGAGACCGGCGAGCGGCTTGGCGTTCGCGGCCATGAGTTCGGCACCGTCACGGGACGGAAGCGCCGCTGTGGTTGGTTCGACGCGGTTTTGGTGCGTCAGGCGGCGGCGGTCGGTGGCATCACCGGGATCGCGTTGACCAAGATCGACGTGCTCGACGGGTTCGAGACCGTTTCGATCTGTACCGGCTACAAGCTGCGCGGCGAGACGCTCGATTATTTTCCCGCGCACGCGGCTGACCAGGCGCTGGTCGAGCCGATCTACGAGACGATGGAAGGCTGGCAGGAGACGACCGCCGGTGCGCGCAGCTGGGCCGACCTGCCCGCGCAGGCGATCAAGTATATTCGCCGCATCGAAGAGCTGATCCGCTGTCCGGTTACGTTGGTCTCGACCAGCCCGCAGCGTGCCGATACGATCCTCGTCCGCGATCCCTTCTCTGACTGA
- a CDS encoding ATP phosphoribosyltransferase regulatory subunit, translating to MTALLPEGFRDRLPPFADSAAALEARVLEAARLHGYERVDPPLAEFADGLEMRLKAGGLHDAVRFVDPVSQRTLAIRPDITAQVARIAATRMGHHPRPVRLSYAGSVLKLRASQLAPARETRQIGCELIGLDSVAAAQELVAVAVDMIAAADVTGASIDFTLPDLVSTLAAGPLPVAPEQIATLRDRLDAKDAGAVAALAPAYLPLIEAAGPFDQAMDRLRAFDTTGALASRLDGLARIAAALDGRVALTLDPTERHGFEYQSWLGFSLFADGSAREVGRGGTYTVVHENGAEEAATGFSLFADALVERVATVDRRRLFLPFGTPATEGAQMRAQGWVTVAALEAGDTPEAQVCTHLWVAGEPRAL from the coding sequence GTGACCGCACTCCTCCCCGAAGGTTTCCGAGATCGCCTCCCCCCGTTCGCCGATTCGGCCGCGGCGCTAGAAGCTCGCGTGCTCGAAGCTGCGCGGCTGCACGGCTACGAGCGCGTCGATCCACCGCTCGCCGAATTTGCCGACGGGCTCGAGATGCGGCTGAAGGCAGGTGGACTCCACGATGCGGTGCGCTTTGTCGATCCGGTGTCGCAGCGCACGCTCGCGATCCGGCCCGACATCACCGCGCAGGTAGCGCGGATCGCGGCCACGCGCATGGGTCATCACCCGCGGCCGGTCCGCCTCAGCTACGCCGGTTCCGTGCTGAAACTCCGCGCCTCGCAACTCGCGCCCGCCCGTGAGACCCGGCAGATCGGGTGCGAGCTGATCGGCCTCGACTCGGTTGCCGCAGCCCAGGAACTCGTCGCTGTCGCGGTCGACATGATCGCCGCCGCGGACGTCACCGGCGCCTCGATCGACTTCACGCTGCCCGATCTGGTGTCGACGCTCGCCGCTGGGCCGCTCCCCGTGGCGCCCGAGCAGATTGCCACCTTGCGCGATCGTCTCGACGCGAAGGATGCAGGCGCCGTAGCCGCACTCGCGCCAGCCTACCTCCCGCTGATCGAAGCCGCCGGGCCGTTCGACCAAGCGATGGACCGCCTCCGGGCCTTCGACACGACTGGTGCGCTGGCGTCGCGCCTCGATGGTCTCGCGCGGATTGCCGCGGCGCTCGACGGGCGCGTGGCGCTCACGCTCGACCCGACTGAGCGGCACGGCTTCGAATACCAGAGCTGGCTCGGCTTCTCGCTCTTCGCCGACGGCAGCGCGCGTGAAGTGGGGCGGGGTGGCACCTACACCGTCGTTCACGAGAACGGCGCCGAGGAAGCCGCGACGGGCTTTTCGCTGTTCGCCGATGCACTCGTCGAGCGAGTCGCCACCGTCGATCGCCGCCGCCTCTTCCTCCCGTTCGGCACCCCCGCCACCGAAGGCGCCCAAATGCGCGCGCAAGGCTGGGTCACCGTTGCGGCACTCGAAGCCGGCGACACCCCCGAAGCACAAGTCTGCACCCATCTATGGGTAGCAGGCGAGCCCCGCGCGCTGTAG
- a CDS encoding endonuclease domain-containing protein produces the protein MKVDDLLLDRAKRMRREPTPGEAKLWRHLRDRQIANTKFTRQFVIGAYIADFAARDAKLIIEVDGDTHVDQARDESRTDWLQRQGYRVIRFSNADIMSGMDGVWCVISAALSAEHAQ, from the coding sequence GTGAAGGTCGACGACCTACTCTTGGACCGTGCCAAGCGAATGCGGCGCGAGCCCACCCCCGGCGAGGCTAAGCTCTGGCGCCATCTCCGCGACCGTCAGATCGCCAACACCAAATTCACCCGCCAGTTCGTCATCGGCGCCTACATCGCCGACTTCGCCGCGCGCGACGCCAAACTGATCATCGAGGTTGACGGCGATACGCATGTTGACCAAGCGCGCGACGAAAGCCGAACGGATTGGCTGCAAAGACAGGGATATCGCGTGATACGGTTCAGCAACGCCGACATCATGTCCGGGATGGACGGGGTTTGGTGCGTCATATCGGCAGCCCTCTCTGCGGAGCATGCGCAGTGA
- the serA gene encoding phosphoglycerate dehydrogenase: protein MPKVLISDKMDPRAAQIFRERGVEVDEITGKTPAELIAIIGEYDGLAIRSSTKVTKEILEHATNLKVVGRAGIGVDNVDIPAASAKGVVVMNTPFGNSITTAEHAIALMFALARQLPEADASTQAGKWEKNRFMGVELTSKTLGLIGAGNIGSIVADRARGLKMKVVAFDPFLTPERAIEIGVEKVTLDDLLARADFITLHTPLTDQTRNILSAEALAKTKKGVRIINCARGGLIDEVALKAALDSGQVGGAALDVFVEEPAKASPLFNTPNFVSTPHLGASTTEAQVNVAIQVAEQMADFLMSGGVTNALNMPSLSAEEAPKLKPYMALAEKLGSLVGQLTTGAVSRISVHTEGAAAELNAKPIVSAVLAGYLQTQTATVNMVNAPVLARERGLEVREVRTEREADYHTLLRVSVKTEDGERSVAGTLFGDSAPRLVELLGIKIEADLAGPMLYVVNEDAPGFIGRLGTALGEAGVNIGTFHLGRRSAGGEAVLLLSVDEAVTPDLLTKVRALPGVKTAMGLNF, encoded by the coding sequence ATGCCAAAAGTCCTCATCTCCGACAAAATGGATCCCCGCGCCGCCCAGATTTTCCGCGAGCGCGGCGTCGAGGTCGACGAGATCACCGGCAAGACGCCCGCCGAACTGATCGCGATCATCGGCGAGTATGACGGCCTCGCGATCCGCAGCTCGACCAAGGTGACCAAGGAAATCCTCGAGCACGCGACCAACCTCAAGGTCGTCGGCCGCGCCGGGATCGGCGTCGATAACGTCGACATCCCCGCCGCCTCGGCAAAGGGCGTGGTCGTGATGAACACCCCGTTCGGCAACTCGATCACCACCGCCGAGCACGCGATCGCGCTGATGTTCGCGCTTGCCCGGCAACTCCCGGAAGCTGACGCTTCCACGCAGGCCGGCAAGTGGGAGAAGAATCGTTTCATGGGCGTCGAGCTGACGTCGAAGACGCTCGGCCTGATCGGCGCGGGCAATATCGGTTCGATCGTCGCCGACCGTGCGCGCGGTCTGAAAATGAAGGTCGTCGCGTTCGATCCGTTCCTGACGCCCGAGCGCGCGATCGAGATCGGCGTCGAGAAGGTCACGCTCGATGACCTGCTCGCGCGCGCCGACTTCATCACGCTGCACACGCCGCTGACCGACCAGACGCGCAACATCCTCTCGGCCGAGGCGCTCGCCAAGACCAAGAAGGGCGTGCGGATCATCAACTGCGCCCGCGGCGGCCTGATCGACGAGGTCGCGCTGAAGGCGGCGCTAGACTCGGGGCAGGTCGGTGGCGCCGCGCTCGACGTGTTCGTGGAAGAACCCGCCAAGGCGTCGCCTTTGTTCAACACGCCGAACTTCGTCAGCACGCCGCATCTGGGTGCGTCGACGACCGAGGCGCAGGTCAACGTCGCGATCCAGGTCGCCGAGCAGATGGCCGATTTCCTGATGTCGGGCGGCGTTACGAATGCGCTCAACATGCCGTCGCTGTCGGCCGAGGAAGCGCCGAAGTTGAAGCCGTACATGGCGCTGGCGGAGAAGCTCGGCTCGCTGGTCGGCCAGCTGACCACTGGTGCGGTGTCGCGGATTTCGGTGCATACCGAGGGCGCTGCGGCTGAGCTGAACGCTAAGCCGATCGTGAGCGCGGTGCTCGCCGGCTATCTCCAGACCCAGACCGCAACCGTCAACATGGTCAACGCGCCGGTGCTGGCGCGCGAGCGTGGCCTGGAAGTCCGTGAAGTCCGCACCGAGCGCGAGGCGGACTACCACACGCTGCTCCGCGTTTCGGTGAAGACCGAGGATGGCGAGCGATCGGTGGCCGGCACGCTGTTCGGCGATTCCGCGCCGCGTCTGGTCGAGCTGCTCGGGATCAAGATCGAGGCCGATTTGGCGGGTCCGATGCTGTACGTCGTCAACGAGGATGCGCCTGGGTTCATCGGTCGTCTTGGGACGGCGCTTGGCGAGGCTGGGGTGAATATCGGCACGTTCCATCTCGGGCGGCGTTCGGCCGGTGGCGAGGCAGTGCTTCTCCTCTCGGTCGACGAAGCCGTGACGCCGGACCTCTTGACGAAGGTCCGCGCGCTGCCAGGCGTGAAGACCGCAATGGGCCTCAACTTCTGA
- a CDS encoding phosphoserine transaminase: MTDTTYAPATGAPALPATKPARPFFSSGPCAKPPGWSADKLATESLGRSHRSKIGKTRLQYSIDLMRELLKLPDTHRIGIVPGSDTGAYEMAMWTMLGAKPVTALAWESFGEGWVTDAVKQLKIDPTVVRADYGQLPDLNAVDWLNDVLFTWNGTTSGVRVPNADWIPDDREGLSFADATSGVFAYDIDWTKIDVATFSWQKVLGGEGAHGVLILGPRAVERLETYTPAWPLPKVFRLVSKGKLAEGVFKGETINTPSMLAVEDAIFSLEWAKSLGEDGLIKRSDANAAALDKIVAERDWLGHLAIDPATRSKTSVCLTVEGADEALIKAMASALEKAGAAYDVAGYRDAPPGLRIWCGATVDTADIEALGPWLDWAYATAKAG, from the coding sequence TTGACGGATACGACCTACGCACCGGCTACAGGTGCGCCTGCACTGCCTGCCACCAAGCCGGCACGTCCCTTTTTCAGCTCCGGTCCCTGCGCGAAACCTCCGGGTTGGTCCGCGGACAAGCTCGCCACCGAATCGCTCGGTCGCTCGCATCGCTCGAAGATCGGCAAGACCCGCCTCCAGTACAGCATCGACCTGATGCGCGAACTGCTGAAGCTCCCCGATACGCACCGCATCGGCATCGTCCCCGGCTCCGACACCGGCGCGTACGAGATGGCGATGTGGACGATGCTCGGCGCGAAGCCGGTGACGGCGCTCGCCTGGGAAAGCTTCGGCGAAGGCTGGGTCACGGATGCCGTGAAGCAGCTCAAGATCGACCCGACCGTCGTGCGCGCCGATTACGGCCAACTGCCCGATCTGAACGCGGTCGACTGGTTGAACGACGTGCTGTTCACCTGGAACGGTACTACCAGCGGCGTGCGCGTCCCCAACGCGGACTGGATCCCCGACGACCGCGAAGGCCTTTCGTTCGCCGATGCGACCTCCGGCGTGTTCGCCTACGACATCGACTGGACGAAGATCGATGTCGCGACCTTCTCGTGGCAGAAGGTGCTCGGCGGCGAGGGCGCGCACGGCGTGCTGATCCTCGGGCCGCGCGCAGTCGAGCGTCTGGAGACCTACACCCCCGCCTGGCCGTTGCCGAAGGTGTTCCGCCTCGTGTCGAAAGGCAAGCTGGCCGAGGGCGTGTTCAAGGGCGAGACCATCAACACGCCGTCGATGCTGGCGGTCGAGGACGCGATCTTCAGCCTCGAATGGGCGAAGTCCCTCGGAGAAGATGGTCTGATCAAGCGCTCGGATGCGAATGCGGCGGCGTTGGACAAGATCGTGGCGGAGCGCGATTGGCTCGGTCATCTGGCGATCGATCCGGCGACGCGGTCGAAGACCAGCGTGTGCCTCACGGTCGAGGGTGCGGACGAGGCGTTGATCAAGGCGATGGCCTCTGCGCTGGAGAAGGCCGGCGCGGCGTATGACGTGGCGGGTTACCGCGACGCGCCTCCGGGCTTGCGGATATGGTGCGGCGCGACCGTCGACACCGCCGATATCGAAGCGCTCGGCCCCTGGCTCGACTGGGCCTACGCGACCGCCAAGGCCGGCTGA
- a CDS encoding extensin family protein, with product MYRVFCSLIVTLLLAACGRADRPTAPTKARPNLSVPSNRETAQCLADLRQLHVSFQLLPDRETGPGCGLAGTVKLVDIGVPVANLTAVRCGAARALIGWTRNAVAPAAYQMLGSELARIDSMGSYSCRNVVGSARNASRRSGHAIANAIDVGGFVLKDGRRITMLNDWNSSDPQVRQFLQTVRASACKRFGTVLSPDYNAAHRNHLHLEDDRAGFCR from the coding sequence ATGTATCGCGTATTTTGTTCCCTTATCGTAACCCTTCTGCTCGCCGCCTGCGGACGCGCCGATCGGCCCACTGCCCCCACCAAGGCCCGCCCCAACCTGTCGGTGCCGAGCAATCGCGAGACCGCGCAATGCCTCGCCGATCTCCGCCAACTCCACGTATCGTTCCAGCTCCTGCCCGACCGTGAGACCGGTCCCGGTTGCGGTCTCGCCGGCACGGTCAAGCTGGTCGACATCGGCGTGCCGGTCGCCAACCTCACCGCGGTCCGCTGCGGCGCCGCGCGCGCGCTGATCGGCTGGACCCGCAACGCGGTCGCGCCGGCGGCGTACCAGATGCTCGGCAGCGAACTGGCGCGAATCGACAGCATGGGGAGCTATTCCTGCCGCAACGTCGTCGGCTCGGCGCGCAACGCGAGCCGGCGGTCGGGGCATGCGATCGCCAACGCGATCGATGTCGGCGGGTTCGTGCTGAAGGACGGGCGGCGTATCACCATGCTCAACGACTGGAATTCGTCCGATCCGCAGGTCCGGCAGTTTCTCCAGACGGTTCGCGCGTCGGCGTGCAAGCGGTTCGGCACGGTGCTGAGCCCGGACTACAACGCCGCGCACCGCAACCACCTCCACCTCGAAGACGATCGCGCTGGCTTTTGCCGCTAG
- a CDS encoding LOG family protein yields the protein MTDTRIPTRVFPNASQDAETAKDSVSTPQTQHPHYRLAFQDMDFLLREDLRPVRFQLELLKTELVLDEAKIGSTFVFYGSARIPEPSKAQALLKLATDEKSKKIAERLVEKSKYYDVARELAAKVSVLPRDERGWRQFVVCSGGGPSIMEAANRGADDVGAESIGLNIVLPHEQAPNPYVTPSLSVQFHYFALRKMHFLLHARALAAFPGGFGTFDELFELLTLIQTGKIQPIPVLLFGRQFWERVVNFDALVEEGVVSEKDLGIFRYVETADEAWDAVQSFYRERAEKEAAEG from the coding sequence ATGACCGATACACGTATACCGACACGCGTTTTCCCCAACGCCAGCCAGGACGCCGAGACCGCCAAGGACTCCGTTTCCACCCCGCAGACGCAGCACCCGCATTACCGTCTCGCCTTCCAGGACATGGATTTCCTGTTGCGCGAAGACCTGCGGCCGGTGCGGTTCCAGCTCGAATTGCTCAAGACCGAACTCGTCCTCGACGAGGCGAAGATCGGTTCGACCTTCGTGTTCTACGGCTCCGCGCGCATTCCCGAGCCGTCCAAGGCTCAGGCGCTGCTGAAACTCGCGACCGACGAGAAGTCGAAGAAGATCGCCGAGCGGCTGGTCGAGAAGTCGAAATATTACGATGTCGCGCGTGAACTCGCGGCGAAGGTCAGCGTGCTGCCGCGCGACGAGCGTGGCTGGCGGCAGTTCGTGGTCTGCTCAGGGGGCGGTCCATCGATCATGGAAGCGGCGAACCGCGGCGCGGACGACGTCGGTGCCGAGTCGATCGGGCTCAACATCGTCCTCCCGCACGAGCAGGCGCCGAACCCGTATGTCACGCCGTCGCTGTCGGTGCAGTTCCACTATTTCGCGCTGCGCAAGATGCACTTCCTGCTCCACGCCCGCGCGCTCGCCGCGTTTCCGGGCGGGTTCGGGACGTTCGACGAGCTGTTCGAGCTGCTGACGCTGATACAGACCGGCAAGATCCAGCCGATCCCCGTGCTGCTGTTCGGGCGCCAGTTCTGGGAGCGGGTCGTCAATTTCGATGCGCTGGTCGAGGAAGGCGTCGTCAGCGAGAAGGATCTCGGGATCTTCCGCTACGTCGAGACGGCCGACGAGGCCTGGGACGCAGTGCAGTCGTTCTACCGCGAGCGCGCCGAGAAGGAAGCCGCGGAGGGCTGA
- a CDS encoding c-type cytochrome produces the protein MDNRTNTIAGWVLAGCGAALGLSIVGGMIFHGERPEKMGYAIEGVAAEGAEGGAAEVPIASLLPTADAAKGAEVFKKCAACHTINQGGANGIGPNLYGTIGEAIAKGKNGFAFSAALAGVGGTWDFDKMNAWLTSPRKFAPGTKMTFAGLGNAQDRANVILYLNQQGSNLPLPAAPAAGAAPAAGADQPATANAAEAAVENGADTADIANTGTPASGAPSVDPEAARKGALSEK, from the coding sequence ATGGACAATCGGACCAATACGATCGCCGGCTGGGTGCTCGCAGGCTGTGGTGCGGCACTCGGGCTGTCGATCGTCGGTGGGATGATCTTCCACGGCGAGCGCCCCGAGAAGATGGGCTATGCGATCGAGGGTGTCGCGGCCGAGGGCGCGGAGGGCGGCGCTGCCGAGGTTCCGATCGCTTCGCTGCTGCCGACCGCCGACGCCGCCAAGGGCGCCGAAGTCTTCAAAAAGTGCGCCGCGTGCCACACCATCAACCAGGGTGGCGCGAACGGTATCGGGCCGAACCTGTACGGCACCATCGGCGAGGCTATCGCCAAGGGCAAGAACGGGTTCGCGTTTTCCGCGGCGCTGGCGGGCGTCGGGGGAACCTGGGACTTCGACAAGATGAACGCGTGGCTGACGTCGCCGCGCAAATTCGCACCGGGTACCAAGATGACGTTCGCCGGGCTGGGCAATGCACAGGATCGCGCGAACGTGATCTTGTATCTCAACCAGCAGGGTTCGAACCTGCCGCTGCCGGCGGCACCTGCGGCTGGCGCTGCACCGGCTGCCGGTGCGGACCAGCCCGCAACCGCGAACGCGGCCGAGGCTGCGGTGGAGAACGGCGCGGACACGGCGGACATCGCCAACACCGGTACGCCGGCTTCGGGTGCGCCGTCGGTGGATCCGGAAGCTGCGCGCAAGGGCGCCCTTTCGGAGAAGTAG
- a CDS encoding prephenate dehydratase, which yields MENFAAPARPIVARMTEAAAAEPARAVAFQGAPGANSHVAAVEAFPDGLPLPCFDFSDAIDAVKDGRADCAIIPIENSLHGRVADIHFLLPESGLVITGEHFLPIRHALMGPGPRDGIRQAMSHPQALGQCRHWLKAHGIEPVSYPDTAGAAAVVAELGDPAIAALAPPAAAGLYGLDLLATDIADADHNTTRFVVLARGSKPPAAQEPVGAEWMTTLIFEVRNVPAALYKAVGGFATNGVNITKLESYQRNGSFSATEFYADVVGKPGDANLDHALEELGFHSKWLRVLGTYSQARPRG from the coding sequence ATGGAAAACTTCGCCGCACCCGCCCGCCCGATTGTCGCGAGGATGACCGAGGCCGCCGCCGCCGAGCCGGCGCGCGCCGTCGCGTTCCAGGGCGCACCGGGCGCGAACAGCCATGTCGCTGCGGTCGAGGCGTTCCCGGACGGCCTGCCCCTGCCCTGCTTCGATTTCTCCGATGCGATCGACGCGGTGAAGGACGGCCGCGCCGATTGCGCGATCATTCCAATCGAGAATTCGCTGCATGGCCGCGTCGCGGACATTCATTTCCTTCTGCCCGAATCGGGGCTGGTGATCACCGGCGAACATTTCCTGCCGATCCGCCATGCGCTGATGGGGCCGGGTCCCCGCGACGGTATCCGTCAGGCGATGAGCCACCCGCAGGCACTCGGCCAATGCCGCCATTGGCTGAAGGCGCACGGGATCGAACCGGTGAGCTATCCCGACACCGCAGGGGCTGCGGCGGTGGTGGCGGAGTTGGGCGACCCGGCGATCGCCGCGCTCGCGCCGCCTGCCGCGGCCGGGCTCTATGGGCTGGACCTGCTCGCGACGGATATCGCCGACGCGGACCATAATACGACGCGGTTCGTGGTGCTGGCACGCGGCAGCAAGCCGCCCGCGGCGCAGGAACCGGTCGGGGCCGAGTGGATGACGACGCTGATCTTCGAAGTGCGGAATGTGCCGGCCGCGCTCTACAAGGCGGTAGGCGGCTTCGCGACCAACGGCGTGAACATCACCAAGCTGGAAAGCTACCAACGCAACGGCAGCTTCTCCGCGACGGAATTCTACGCGGACGTGGTCGGAAAGCCGGGCGACGCGAATCTCGACCATGCGCTGGAGGAACTAGGCTTCCATTCCAAATGGCTGCGGGTGCTGGGCACCTACAGCCAAGCGCGCCCGCGGGGCTGA
- a CDS encoding sensor histidine kinase: MILIAAVWIVVLLSGGGFALDRVLSAAVTRNFDDQLEYVLRSLLNSSEIGPDGEVIFSREAAADQRFVEPYSGLYWQVSGKGREDFPSRSLWDRRLAFGGPHDDRNAHFYDSTQFPDEKLRVVERDAVIPGSKVHWRFQVAQSRDGLDAQITTLRRTLVRSFALLALGLIVMAALQTFYGLWPLRRVREEIARMRAGQSNRVSSAMPVEVAPMVEELNALIEHNERQAEEARRHAGNLAHALKTPLTVIMNAATAQSDDLADTVIREARTMRRQVDHHLARARAVGRRGSAHSRADVWPSLESVERAVGRLYRHVRIDVTGPRGLQVHVERQDLDEMLGNLIENAAKYGGGSVFVTVGAQSGFVEFLVEDDGVGIPEEERVRIFDRGVRLDTGKPGTGLGLAIVRDVAEIYEGTVALEESEDLGGLLVRLRLPAAN; encoded by the coding sequence ATGATCCTGATCGCGGCGGTGTGGATCGTCGTGCTGCTCAGCGGTGGCGGGTTCGCGCTGGACCGGGTGCTGTCGGCGGCGGTGACGCGGAATTTCGACGACCAGCTCGAATATGTGCTGCGGTCGCTGCTCAATTCGTCCGAGATCGGTCCCGATGGCGAGGTGATCTTCTCACGCGAGGCCGCCGCCGACCAACGCTTCGTCGAGCCGTATTCGGGGCTGTATTGGCAGGTGTCGGGCAAGGGGCGGGAGGATTTCCCGTCGCGCTCGCTATGGGATCGCCGGCTCGCGTTCGGCGGCCCGCATGACGACCGCAACGCGCATTTCTATGACAGCACGCAGTTTCCGGACGAGAAGCTGCGCGTCGTCGAGCGTGACGCGGTCATCCCCGGATCGAAGGTGCATTGGCGCTTCCAGGTCGCGCAGAGCCGCGACGGCCTCGACGCGCAGATCACGACGTTGCGCCGCACGCTGGTGCGCAGCTTCGCGCTGCTCGCGCTGGGGTTGATCGTGATGGCGGCGCTCCAAACTTTCTACGGGCTCTGGCCGTTGCGGCGGGTCCGCGAGGAGATCGCCCGGATGCGCGCCGGCCAGTCGAACCGCGTGTCGAGCGCGATGCCGGTCGAGGTCGCGCCGATGGTCGAGGAACTGAACGCGCTGATCGAGCATAACGAGCGTCAGGCCGAGGAAGCGCGGCGTCATGCAGGGAACCTCGCGCATGCGCTCAAGACGCCGCTGACGGTCATCATGAACGCCGCGACGGCGCAGTCGGACGATCTCGCCGACACGGTGATCCGCGAGGCGCGGACGATGCGGCGGCAGGTGGATCACCACCTAGCGCGGGCGCGGGCGGTCGGGCGGCGTGGGTCTGCGCACAGTCGCGCTGACGTTTGGCCGAGCCTCGAATCGGTCGAGCGGGCGGTCGGGCGGCTGTACCGGCATGTCCGGATCGACGTGACCGGGCCGCGCGGGTTGCAGGTCCATGTCGAGCGGCAGGATCTCGATGAGATGCTCGGTAATTTGATCGAGAACGCGGCGAAATATGGTGGCGGCAGCGTGTTCGTGACGGTCGGCGCGCAGTCGGGCTTCGTGGAGTTCCTGGTCGAGGACGACGGCGTGGGGATTCCGGAGGAGGAGCGGGTGCGTATCTTCGATCGCGGCGTGCGGTTGGATACGGGGAAGCCGGGGACCGGGCTGGGGCTCGCGATCGTGCGTGACGTGGCGGAGATTTATGAGGGGACGGTAGCGCTTGAGGAGAGCGAGGACCTGGGCGGGTTGCTGGTGCGGCTGAGGTTGCCCGCGGCGAACTGA
- a CDS encoding response regulator transcription factor, protein MRVLIVEDEPNLGQQLKNTLEGAGYAIDLAVDGEEGHFLGSTENYDAVVLDLGLPEIDGLTVLDRWRKEGKTMPVLVLTARDSWSDKVAGLDAGADDYVAKPFQSEELIARLRALIRRASGNASSELTAGDIRLDTRSGKVTRAGEPVKLTAQEYKLLSYLLHHKGKVVSRTELIEHIYDQDFDRDSNTIEVFVTRIRKKLGQDVITTIRGLGYSLEDPDA, encoded by the coding sequence ATGCGCGTTCTGATCGTCGAGGACGAGCCGAATCTCGGCCAGCAATTGAAGAATACCCTGGAAGGGGCCGGCTATGCGATCGATCTCGCGGTCGATGGCGAGGAGGGGCATTTCCTCGGCTCGACCGAGAATTACGACGCGGTCGTGCTCGATCTCGGCCTGCCGGAGATCGACGGGCTGACGGTGCTCGATCGCTGGCGCAAGGAGGGCAAGACGATGCCCGTGCTGGTGCTGACCGCACGCGACAGCTGGTCCGACAAGGTGGCCGGACTCGATGCAGGCGCGGACGATTATGTCGCCAAGCCGTTCCAAAGCGAGGAGCTGATCGCGCGTCTGCGTGCGCTGATCCGTCGTGCATCGGGCAACGCCTCGTCCGAGCTGACCGCGGGCGACATCCGCCTGGATACGCGCAGCGGCAAGGTCACGCGCGCCGGCGAGCCGGTGAAGCTGACCGCTCAGGAATACAAGCTGCTGAGCTACCTGCTGCATCACAAGGGCAAGGTCGTCAGCCGCACCGAGTTGATCGAGCATATCTACGACCAGGATTTCGATCGCGATTCGAACACGATCGAGGTGTTCGTGACGCGCATCCGCAAGAAGCTCGGCCAGGACGTGATCACGACGATCCGCGGCCTCGGCTATAGCCTCGAAGATCCGGACGCCTGA